The sequence AACGGTAAGTGAACcggtgtaactgcaggcacaagggacataacatcttagttcttaagcTTAGTGGCGCAATAACGATGTAAGGGATgtcaaatatttcttagtgtTTCTCTTTGACCAGTTTGTCAGTTTgtctatatatttaacattaacatatgTTCCTATCCCGGCTGCCCGCACCCGTCACTGAACAGTTCTCCTTCAAGGAGAAGTGGAAATGTTCGCGCTTGAGTCCGGCGAGGCTAACttcaacttcaaaaataactGATTAggttttgtcaatattttaatactatttttaatacatattaagtacatttttttaaaataaagttggcCTACACTCTAGTAAAACATGATATAAAAAGAAATCATCATTCACAATTCTAAGTATCACATACCGATCGGATTTTCAATAATCTAATCGATAATCGAACTATACGTTGCTGCACAATATCACTATCTGTCAAAAAgcgaaaaaattacaaatacaattaatttaatcactCTTTAGAATACACCaaacttaattttgtataaaagatttttaaactaGCTAtccatttattatacaattataaactcaaaagtTGCTACCGGAATCACATGAAACTTATCGCTTATGTAGATTTAAGATAAGCAAAgggaatatatataacaatatgttaaatacttttaaaaatatagttacttACACAATATCAACTTAGTTATAACAATCGTCGATAttgacggttttttttattagcactGAAACTTTATCAAAATCATATATCTCAAATGTCTAAGATgatgaaaacatataaaatgaagCATTGGACTCAAGtttgattacattaaattttattctaatcgCATCAAAAAAAAAGATTCGCTTCAAAAATTTACTTTGCGATACTATAATTAGTATACAATGCCgataatttgtacaaatatcagttatttttagaaaaatattttaatcgataatATTAATGAGTAGAGCATGATTTTCATTTATGTTATCCGTTTTTCAGTATACGATTTTTgtatgacatttaatttaatgaaataattagtatcattttttaatataattattgataacttatttatagttaaatattatttatatcttaaaacatttcaaaatatattcaatttcaatatatgGAGTTGTAACTGgaaatcaaacaaaattaaaataatatattgatctCATATTTGTAGTATATGtgatcaatatattatatgtatacatatctacaaaaaaataattgcttataaatgctgatatagattatattaagtttaatggCAATACACAAAATAACTTTAAGCATACCAAAAGGCACACAGATAATACAATGTTACTGATTCTGAAGAAGACAATCTCTAAGCTGTACTAATTTGACTAAGTTACTGTGATTTTTAGGGAATAGTTTTAAGACATTGGTGTTTCgcacttaacatttttttataactatataactaatatagttttacttttgtaataaacGTAGATAATACAACGTGATCTCATATTCAATTTCTTAAGTAGCACACTTTAgatacagtatttatttttataaagggaAAAATAGTAAATCCTAAATCTCACTTGTAAAAAAGATTAATCGAAGATAAATCGAAACAATTAATCAATGACAACTTACTTGACataacatactttattttagtataatatttaatacaactaGACCATAGTAATTTCGATGGCCTTTATGAGGAACATAAgtctaaaatttgttttttgtagataaatattccgtattaaagtcatttttatatatctttttccAACATTGGTGTtgccaattatataatattgttgtagttGAAACAGCAAACTTCTATGGAGCTGCTGTTTACAATGagtttatgaatttatttttatactgtactttccatgtatatattgtatgtttaacgatattttataaacttgttAATTGAgaaacattttaagatataacATTGCAAAAATCAGAGAGACatattttccaaaaataaaacataaacttaattctgtattttaaaacaaaaagatgtaattatatataactacaaataaatactaacaTCACAATCAAGGTACATTCGATTAGATTACACATTCATACGCCCACAATAGAATTATGTTATTACATCAAATaagatattaagatatttatatcaataatgaaCCTTATTGATATTGGCAGTAATCTCAAAATCATCTCAAAAAGTTATGTTTAAACTAAGCAATGTGTTCTATCAATATTTGATGAAATcataacaacatttttataaaaagcatGCCTTCATTTAAATCTCATTATCCttcatttatattcatgtaTATGGATACGCTTTTTTATTGCTTTGTAGTAAATATGACCTCAAATAACTGGGAGGATACTATAATACTATGCTGTGACTCATCAGGCAGTGGTTATATTTGGTCTGATCGCCAAAACGATATtgctgattaatatttataatattgtataagtgCGGTAGAACATTTCTATTGGGCTTACgacaattgtaataaaatatgcttacacaaatactgtttataaaaaaaaaagaatagcaTTACCTCTACAAAAGGCCAAAACTGGTCATTTatatcaacataaatatttgtacaacttaattttgtacaaattaattaatgagaTTAAAAATGAGATAAATTGACAATAATCTAAAATGCTTCACTAAAATAATGTCATAAgtcaacattattatattttccatgttaattgtgattttttaattaaaataggtatataaacaACTATAgttcaaatgtattaaaaatatgttctgTCCAGAAATGTGAAATGAAAACCAAAAGAatcaattaaatacatgaaactTAGCTGCTTTCTTCAACAAATAAATTCTACATTATTAAAATCCAgcattctaaataatttattgataaaaaatgaaaCCTATTTATATGATGAATGATATTTtacatgattattaaataacaaaatagtaTTATACTTGCTTATATACTCGAAAGCTGTCCTATATTCAGACCtagcatatttattaaattgcccATGTCCCATTAATCTGATAATATCGattcaatcattatttttaactaaattatattcatacctGTTACAACATGATTATGACTACCACCTATGTTAATCAAGCCATTAGGCCTATAATTGTCACCATAGTCATCTATTCTGCCACTACCATCTAAACTACTATCACTATTCGAACTTCTTATAGTATCTTGAATACAATCTAATAAATGTTCAAAAAAGTTCGGAAAATTATCATAACTAGGGAATACATTAATATCAATAACAGCATGATTACCTGTTATATTGTCTATGACTACATCAAATCCAGCCAGTATTAAGCCAATCTTCTTTCTCATTACTTtgattatatcttttattttgtcTTCATTAAGACACATTTTTATATCAGCCTTATCATTGGGGTCTAATATAGACAGTGTGGATTGGCTATCAGCTTTACAAACTTCTCCAGTACTGTAGTATATTGGATCCAAGTCTTCAGAGGCATAGAAATTTTTAAGACTTGGTCTTTCACATATGTGGTATCTGTAAAgaacaataaaaagtttttatgatttaaatttaacaggcctttctattatatattaacatttatattcatatattttgctATAGTAACTGAATGACGCTGAAATAAAACatccttaattttaattatccatTTCTGAAATACATAAAAGATAAccacaaaataatatgttttgtaaacatAATAAAGACAAAACAAGAATGGTTTCATTTaagtaaatcaaaaattaacattattacttcatttacaaatatcaatataaaaaataaaaaaaactaaataaaaagaacaaacCTGTTTCCCACAACAAACACCTTATGTAAAACTGCATTATGATTTACAAAACTTTGAACAACACAAGGTGGTTTGACTACATTGAGGCCTCTCTCATTAAATATTAGAACCATTTCATGTGCTGATTTAGATCCATGTGCTATAGTTGGTTTGCATATAACTGGAAATCTTACACCTCTTTGCCTCATAATCTCAATATTATGTTGTGTATTATTTGTTGTGAATTCTGCAAAGGCAGGTGTGAAGATACCTTGACTTTGAAATGATGACTCATTTTGCAATAATGTGTAATAACAGTACCTGAAATTGCCataacaataatgaaaattCTTTTATGATTATGTATTGAAATATCACTAACACTACATTAGAAATCCAAATGACTTGGACTAAGTAATAAGACATACACCGTTACAGACtttactttgtaattatttaagagGAATGATTgcactacaattttatttcataaaactttattaattgacGCAACACTTTATGGCAGCT comes from Vanessa tameamea isolate UH-Manoa-2023 chromosome 15, ilVanTame1 primary haplotype, whole genome shotgun sequence and encodes:
- the LOC113399146 gene encoding inositol-tetrakisphosphate 1-kinase-like → MSDDIYYGKSIGLWMSEKKSQKLNWKELIKACNLHGYNLVKLDLERAFEDQGRIDVFLHKLTDVIAAADQGDMKAANIISHVEQYLSNHPNIIVIDPLDNVRILLNRYCYYTLLQNESSFQSQGIFTPAFAEFTTNNTQHNIEIMRQRGVRFPVICKPTIAHGSKSAHEMVLIFNERGLNVVKPPCVVQSFVNHNAVLHKVFVVGNRYHICERPSLKNFYASEDLDPIYYSTGEVCKADSQSTLSILDPNDKADIKMCLNEDKIKDIIKVMRKKIGLILAGFDVVIDNITGNHAVIDINVFPSYDNFPNFFEHLLDCIQDTIRSSNSDSSLDGSGRIDDYGDNYRPNGLINIGGSHNHVVTGMNII